Proteins from a single region of Hermetia illucens chromosome 3, iHerIll2.2.curated.20191125, whole genome shotgun sequence:
- the LOC119652475 gene encoding annulin, which translates to MQVVHWVSNYFNLPWNKRRQITRQHGRRWPSPQSPDAPEVIDIKYIDFCLEPNRTYHHTEKFDIASSNLVIRRGHSFRLKLHFNRTYNIDKDAVSFIFTVEGNEKPNHGNGTLVALVPIENNQEFDDPFIWTAKIESIEGDVMSVLIKPSATCPVTKWKLDVDTKLINGLSKTYPVTEKIYVLFNPWCVHDQVFMLDENERNEYVLGDTTLIWRGSHNRLRPTVWKLGQFDHNVLDCALMIIADFGKVSAPYRADPVRTCRALSAAVNSVDEMGVVLGNWTDDFGGGTAPTKWIGSTEILQQFFNTRKPVKYGQCWVFSGVLTTVARALGIPSRIITNYSSAHDTQASLTVDYFVDEKGNVLEDMNTDSIWNYHVWNEVWMQRPDLGVGQHGSYDGWQVVDATPQEQSDGMYRCGPTSVHSVKLGEILRPYDCNFVYSEVNADKVFWRYSGEDRPMKMLRKDTLGIGTLMSTKALGKWEREDITHTYKFEEKTRKERDIMIRALQQATNAFSRYYLNESFNDISFELSVKNDVKIGEPFNPEVIIKNVSKEQTYQVSGNLNVQAILYTGTKRQTVKSIGFEVEVSPESEKVVNMEVTFNEYFSKLKDQEAFMVSCMATVKETNFEFFEQDDFRLRKPDIEITFQGELALDNMVDVIVRLTNPLPIPIHKGIFHIEGAGIDTPLLFKISEIPVGGTAASTFKYRPPYVGQGTLIAKFTSLQLQDVDGFVVYEIPAANVEEISNDI; encoded by the exons ATGCAGGTCGTTCACTGGGTCAGCAACTATTTTAACTTGCCATGGAACAAGCGGCGACAAATAACTAGACAGCACGGGCGTCGGTGGCCTTCACCTCAAT CCCCCGATGCACCCGAAGTAATTGATATCAAATACATCGACTTCTGCCTAGAACCGAACCGAACCTATCATCATACAGAAAAATTCGACATAGCATCCTCAAATTTAGTCATTCGACGAGGACATTCATTTCGATTGAAACTACACTTTAATAGAACCTATAACATAGACAAGGATGCGGTCAGTTTCATTTTCACAGTTGAGGGTAACGAGAAACCAAATCATGGCAATGGAACTTTGGTTGCCCTTGTCCCTATAGAAAACAATCAGGAGTTCGATGATCCCTTCATCTGGACCGCTAAGATCGAATCGATTGAAGGAGACGTGATGAGTGTGCTGATTAAGCCTTCTGCAACATGTCCAGTGACCAAGTGGAAGTTAGATGTTGATACAAAATTAATCAATGGCCTCTCGAAAACGTATCCTGTAACGGAAAAGATTTATGTTCTTTTCAATCCATGGTGTGTGCATGATCAGGTCTTCATGTTAG ACGAAAATGAACGAAATGAATATGTCCTGGGAGACACTACCTTAATATGGCGTGGCTCACACAACAGGCTTCGACCAACCGTTTGGAAGCTGGGTCAATTCGACCACAATGTCCTAGACTGTGCCCTTATGATTATTGCGGATTTTGGAAAGGTTTCGGCACCCTACCGAGCAGATCCAGTCCGCACGTGCCGAGCTCTATCTGCCGCAGTCAATTCTGTTGATGAAATGGGAGTCGTTTTAGGAAATTGGACAGATGATTTCGGAGGCGGCACTGCTCCAACTAAATGGATTGGATCAAcagaaattttgcagcagtTCTTCAACACTCGAAAACCAGTGAAATATGGACAATGTTGGGTATTTTCAGGCGTTTTAACCACAG TCGCCCGTGCTTTAGGCATCCCATCAAGAATTATCACCAACTATTCCTCAGCTCATGACACCCAAGCCTCGCTTACAGTTGATTACTTCGTTGATGAAAAGGGTAATGTCCTGGAAGACATGAACACAGATTCAATTTGGAACTATCATGTTTGGAATGAAGTCTGGATGCAGCGTCCCGACTTGGGAGTAGGCCAGCATGGAAGCTATGATGGATGGCAAGTAGTCGATGCAACCCCACAAGAACAATCCGATGGCATGTACAGATGTGGACCGACCTCAGTTCATTCTGTGAAACTGGGAGAAATTTTGCGCCCATATGATTGTAATTTCGTCTATTCGGAAGTAAATGCCGATAAAGTATTTTGGAGATACTCTGGGGAAGATCGTCCAATGAAAATGCTTCGTAAGGACACTCTTGGAATTGGCACTTTGATGAGTACGAAAGCTTTAGGCAAATGGGAACGCGAGGATATTACACACACTTATAAATTCGAGGAGAAAACCAGAAAGGAGCGAGATATTATGATTAGGGCACTTCAACAAGCAACTAACGCATTCAGTAGATATTATTTGAACGAGAGTTTCAACGATATTTCCTTCGAACTCAGTGTTAAAAACGATGTTAAAATCGGAGAACCGTTTAACCCAGAGGTTATTATCAAAAATGTATCCAAGGAACAGACATACCAAGTATCAGGAAATCTAAATGTTCAAGCAATTTTGTACACTGGCACCAAGAGGCAGACAGTTAAATCGATTGGCTTTGAAGTCGAAGTGAGTCCTGAATCGGAGAAGGTTGTGAACATGGAAGTTACATTCAAtgaatacttttcaaagctcaAGGACCAG GAAGCTTTTATGGTCTCTTGCATGGCAACGGTCAAGGAGACCAACTTTGAATTCTTCGAGCAAGATGATTTCCGTCTACGAAAACCAGATATCGAGATTACCTTCCAAGGGGAGCTAGCTTTGGATAACATGGTTGATGTTATTGTTCGGCTGACAAATCCTCTTCCGATTCCAATCCATAAGGGTATCTTCCACATCGAAGGAGCCGGTATTGACACTCCACTATTATTTAAG ATTTCGGAAATCCCAGTTGGCGGTACGGCAGCATCCACATTTAAATACAGACCACCATATGTCGGTCAGGGAACTTTAATTGCAAAATTCACATCGCTGCAATTACAGGATGTGGATGGTTTTGTTGTGTATGAAATCCCGGCAGCTAATGTTGAAGAGATTAGCAATGATATATAA